ttgatagagttgccctattatgagctcactgttatagacacacagtacagtattttatcttgaaattctctgaggcaaaacagggtgggttttttatttatttatttgtttgtttgtttgtttgtttatttattatttctgtgccgcccagtcccgaagcgactgccgctcaggcactatacttttccgcccacccccccaaaaaattacagGGAACACTGCCCCCTAACCTTCCCGTCCCCAgctcccagtgtggagtaggcgaaaaaacagccgaaACATAAAAGGTGTTacaaccgccaaaaattcctactcggaccCCAAAGGCCACCACTAGTCACACTGTGGCTaaggggagggtgggcgggtgcctGCAAACAGGGCCGACGATCAATTCCAAAGACGGCGGGGAATGGCGAGCCGTCCCCTTTTATATCGGGACTCATCGCCCCGCCCTCAAAAACAGATCacatgtcccagagtcatgtgatttgTTTTTGTGACttgacaagcaaaggcaatggggaagcaaagattcacttaacaatcgtattactaatttaataactgcagtgatttccttaacaacagtggcaagaaaagttggaaaatggagcaaaactcccttaacaactgtcttagCGATCGACCTGTTGGCTACGATggctataaagcagtgtttcccaagcttggcaacttgaagatatctggacttcaactcccagaattccccagccagcgaatgctggctggggaattctgggagttgaagtccaaatatcttcaagttgccaagcttgggaaacactgctataaacttATGGATGCTACTTTTATAGCTGCATGTTATTTTAAATTCTGTATTAGTTTGAATCTTCTTTTCTGCGCAGAAAGGCAAgccaataaaacattttttccccccttttaggACAATCCATGGTTCGATATGCATTTCAAGCAAGTTTACACTTGGGAAGCCTACAGCTGTGCATCTAAATACGCCTTTGCAAGAATATTAAGCCAACTGAATGAGATGTACCTGCAAAAGGATCTGAAGATCGTGAACTTTGATTTTACCTACATTAACGAGGCAGCACTCTGGTCATCAAATAATGGGGATTGCTTAGTAATGATGAGAATCTGTTTTTATGCCTTCAATCTTGTGTGTCTATCTCTGTGTCCCTTGCCAGTTTGACGGTTGTAGCCACACCCAGATTTGGATACGGCTACCAAAAAgctagatacagtgatccctcgctacttcgcggttcacctttcaTGGCTTCAGTGCATCGTGGGTTGCTGCTGGGGCTTAACCTGGTGCAGAGCGGAGCCTCCGGGAGCCCCTCTGCctcggtctctctctctcagggaaTCCTCGCGAGGGGCTCCTCGAGGCTCTGCTTcgcacccagcagcaaagcgtTGCTTTGGAAGGGACAAGGCAGGCGTGCTGCTGAGTTATCCGGGAGGAAAGCCACTGGAGCCGCCTCATCAGTTGCCATCGCCACCTCCACCGGGACCAGCTAACCCAGCCGCGCACCTGCCTTGCCCCTGCCAAGGCgatgctttgctgctgggtgcggAGCGGAGCCTCTGGGAGCCCCTCGCGAGGTGGATTCCCCGCATGCACCCAGTGTCCCTCACTTCCACCCTGTCTCTTTATCTCTCGTCTCTCGTCTCTCTGCCTCGGCCTCTCTCTCTCAGGGAATCCTCGCGAGGGGCTCCCCGAGGCTCTGCTccgcacccagcagcaaagcgtcGCGTTGGCAGGGACAAGGAAAGCGTGCCGCTGAGTTAGCCGGGAGGAAAGCCACTGGAGCCGCCTCAGCAAGTTGCCGCTATCACCTCTACCAGGACCAGCTAACCCAGCCGCGCgcctgccttgtccctgccaaggcgatgctttgctgctgggtgcagAGCGGAGCCTTTGGGAGCCCCTAGCGAGGATTCCCGGAGAGAGAGACATGGAGGCAGAGATGAGAGGTAAAGATGGGGAAGGGGGGTaagtgagggacaatgtgtgggggagagagagaaaaaaaatcctgcttcATTTTCGTTTATcacgggtggtcctggaatgtaacacccgcgataaatgagggatcactgcatTCAGTACAATATCAGGGTTTCAATTTTCGTAACATTTTTAGCCAATTGTTCTTTCAGTCTTGATAATAGGTTTAAGTGCCAATTTCCTGTAACCAATATTTTTCAGCATCACAATGCATGGTCAGGTTAATCATAAACTTCACTGAACTTATCTGGCTTGCTTCTCAGCAGCCATTTATATATTTCGGCTGCAAAGCTACACAACGCTCTGATATGTATTTCCTTTGATGTACTTATTTCCCCGACTTTCCAATAAAAGACTTGCACACAATATATAAATCCTCTGTAACTATGCATGCCGTGAATTTCTGTGGAGTTTAAttgctctttttttttgcaataattttctggaattttgaaTAAAAACATTTCCACTGCCTTTGGTCCAATGATTCTGCAGCAAGTTGCGATGACGCCAAAATGCATAGTGATGCATTTTACATCCATAGTGAAATCATGAAATGAATTATGGCTTTGCATATTCGCATCCAGGGTTGGGTAGCAGGTagaacggggtggaacacagttccaccagcggaaatgaagatgtgtgtgcagctccagctgatcggcggctgtcatttcctggattactggtctcggctcgactCTCGTTTTTTCCCATGCTGCTGGTGTGTctatgctccttgcttttttcctctttcctccctcctggcttccctctctcctgcccggctcccctccagtctcacgtggccacctccacCTGAGATGCAAACAGAAGGCGTGGTGGAAGAGGCGCTGgtagcatttatgtttctggcagcacccgttcgcctaactACCCAGGTAGGGGgttacccaggaaggagagcgtgggaaacgtgaagcaaattgtcaccccagcgagtgacactggttacgttataagtcaaggacttaacagttcacttgaacgctgatgatcgttcaagccactcccatctgatcacatgaccagcaagccacgcctacccagtcacatgaccattaagccacacccacaaaataagccatacccacaatgtggcagtaaaatttttggctggccATTACTGCTCGCGTCTCAGCTTCTGATGTAAGCAAGGAACTCATGCTATGTGCATTATGAAGTCGCGGCCTGCATTTTATCACCCTCAATGACTAATGTTTTGGTCTTTGAAGGAACCAAAATATAACGCATATGtaacgagtctttggagaggggcatcatacaaatctaattaataataataataataataataataataataataataataataatagctgttTGGGAGAACTAGCTTACACAAGCTTGCATAATTTCTAACCTACCAATTTTGTTCTTCAATCTTCACTAAGATTGAACATTTTGTGTGTGCCCTATCTGAAACTACAAACCATTAGGTTTAGCTTGGTTGAAAATCCCAAAATATGGCTGCTGTACTGTGTTCGGATTGCATGTTATCAGCTTTATATGCTTCCATTATAAAACAAAGTTGTGAGTTATTCAGTTAACAAAATAcggtatacaaaaatatattttgaaaaaaatatttttaattgacagAGATAGATTTCTGTTAAGATTTTACTATTATCTTTTTGGTAATGCCAATCATTTAGCTAGAACTTCTCATAAACTTAGCTATGCTGTTTGCTGCTATGATGCGGTTCCAGAATGAGTTGAAAAAAAGCCATTAAAAAGAGATTTCTATATACCTTTTGCTACATTTGTGTCAACTCTGTGTTCCTTTCGATAAAGCAACCTAGACAAGTACACAAAACACAGTCAAATAAAAACACCTAAGCTTCATTCCCACAAAACCAAAGCACACATTTAGACAAAGTAAATATTGCAGGATAATGCAATGAGGATGGAGATTGCTTTGGTTAATTGCTGCCTATGTTGGTCCTGTAAAAATAATTAACAAAgttatctaccatatttttcagagtataagatgtaccagagtataagaccttagttttgggagaggaaaatgggggtgggggagagaaatttacctatcaggtattcatctggctagtgtctttactctggtcaacttcagcacattattttatcccctggttaaggctgaaaaaacctttttctgagggagtagcaatgaaaacaagcctgcaagacaGGAAAAgtcgggaagattgttagcaccttgttatggCTGGggtaaaaaagctttgaaaaagctacatttggaatatgtctgccggtgtgtttcaaccgcctgtaattacagggtaattagtccaggaagaaacacaccacacgataaaaggaaaacccaaaagtttttataaacagaaaaacagaaacagctccctttttaaatgtcaaagggattttctggtacacacaaggcacaggttaaatgcaatccaattgctcacccaataactcaGAAATTGAgttgaattctaaagtccagagagttcacacacaatcttgaacagcacaaaaaccactatcttgacgaaacaatgaagcagataaactgccatgaggctaaaacaccaggttgcacttttatctgtagcactaattacagcagccccacccaaccacaggtggcctcattttctcttgtaataatccttcagttgttgtctcctatgcatcactctacgcatgcgtggatgtctcattaattcttgttcagaatccaaggatgatacagatgattgatctcctcctgggctgtctgccaaactcctcttttccctgtcactcacgcttcattggtcagaggaggcttcatcggaagattctatcgggagccAAACAGGCCTACggtatgtggatgtttcccccacatccacttgcacattccttggggcaggagctgggccagagctaaccacaacagagtataaggcacatccaaattttcaggctcatttggggggggggagatgcatCTTATCCTCCAAATAATACAGTAATTTAATTAGTTGGAGAAAGAGGTGCTTGCTCTGAATTAATTAGTGCAAATATAATTTTGATCCCCAAGGGTTGTCCAGCACCAGTTTTATTGAGCCTCTAGTCACCCATCAAATCAAcagtttccttcctttcctaccaATGCATCATTGTAGAACTGTGTTTTCAGTctgggcaattttaagatgtgtgactTCAACatctgttggctggggaattctgggagttgaattgcAATCGCCCTGGATTGATAAACACTGCTCTATTTGGCAATGCCAATGTACTTTCCTCCTCAAGGTAGAGGAGAGGTACATTGGTAGAAAAATCCTACATTGGTATATACTGCCATAACAATCTTGGCAACAAAACAGTATGTGCTATTGCTGTacattacatacacacacacacatacaaatgtaCATATTTGTTTAACCTTCGTGTCAATATTGATTCCTGATGATTGAGCAAGTCCTTGTAATTTTCTTGTTGTGATATTTTGAAGGGGGTTTtctttgcctccttcctagggctggtAGAGAGAAACACCAAGATGGCTTTGTGCttaaggtgggattagaactcatagtATAACAGAATAAccaagtcggaagggaccttggaggtcttctactccacctcctgctcaggcagaaagTCCTATTTCAGACGAATggttgtccaaactcttctttaaaaaaaacttccagtagaaacatagaaacatagaagactgacggcagaaaaagacctcatggtccatctagtctgcccttatactatttcctgtattttatcttacaatggatatatgtttatcccaggcatgtttaaatttagttactgtggatttaccaaccacgtctgctggaagtttgttccaaggatctactactctttcaataaaataatattttctcatgttgcctttgatcattcccccaactaacttcagattgtgtccccttgttcttgtgttcactttcctattaaatacacttccctcctgaatcttatttaaccctttaacatatttaaatgtttcgatcatgtccccccttttccttctgtcctccagactatatagattgagttcatgaagtctttcctgatacgttttatgtttaagaccttccaccattcttgtagcccgtctttggacccgttcaattttgtcaatatctttttgtaggtgaggtctccagaactgaacacagtattccaaatgtgatctcaccagcgctctatataaggggatcacaatctccctcttcctgcttgttatacctctagctatgcagccaagcatcctacttgcttttcctaccgcccgaccacactattGCAATATTCACAACACCTGGAGGCAAGTTGTGACACTGATTAATTGtgctgtcaggaagtttctccttagttctaggttgcttctctccttgattagtttccaaccattatttcttattgtgccctctggtgctttgtagaataatttgaccccttcgtctttgtggcagcccttcaaatactggattactactatcatgtcacccacACCCATCcgatttttcttttcttgattGCAATTTAATTTGCAagacaaattatttttatttttatttaataatttcatattaTATATTCATctattccctgtcctaatgtttctctcttacccgTGTCATTTATATAactttatataccaccaatacgtacttgaccaaacaaattaaaaataataataaataaataaatttgtcttgcAATTTAATAAGACTAGCTTGCACACTTAAATCCTCgaggtttttttttcagattttgacCCTCAGTGTTCAGAAATAGCACAAAACATTGGCAAGGAGGAGAAAACAGCCAACAGTGCATGTAGCCAGGGCCAAGTAAGGATTGCTCAAAATTGGCCACTTTtgagaggggtggacttcaattccttgaattctccaaccagcaggaattctgggagttggagtccacccatCGAAACATGCTGGCTGCAGAATGTTGGGAGTTGGGAAATCCACCCAGAGTTGCTGAATTTAAGAAAGCCTTATCTACTCCATCAGCCCACCGAGCACCCAAGGAAGCCCACCGGTCTCCCAGTAGATGGCCTTTGGGGAGAACCATCAAGGCTAAGAGTCCTTCATCCCCAACCATCACTGTATGAAGCCTTCGCGGAAACCAGTTATGTTATTTATGCTCCTTTTTAAAATCCCTTGTCGAAGTGCACAAGTCACAAAAGGGCCATGGTTTCGCCACTCCTGCAATAAAGGAATCAGAAGAGAGTCCGTAGGACGACAAgagcaggggtctgcaaccttgcaagcgctccaaactagactggcagaaaatatgacttcagcaatagtgatcaacgcctggcatgcactacctgactctgtgatttcttccccaaacccccaaatctttaaccttagatttatctacagttgacctctccccttttctaagaggtttgtaaggggcgcgcgtgcataagtgcaccattgtgcctattgaGTTCCTCTttcatctgttatctaatacatgcttgacaaaataaataaataaataaataaataagtaagtaaataaataaataattttttaa
This DNA window, taken from Erythrolamprus reginae isolate rEryReg1 chromosome 7, rEryReg1.hap1, whole genome shotgun sequence, encodes the following:
- the LOC139170255 gene encoding exocyst complex component 1-like — translated: MSSLLKEDLNKKLFRSIGQKLYGFIEIECSGQDRFYLCASVSKGEEVQISVVKHYRTGLDENYEISEKWLLDDLEMIDGKEADSDNPWFDMHFKQVYTWEAYSCASKYAFARILSQLNEMYLQKDLKIVNFDFTYINEAALWSSNNGDCLVMMRICFYAFNLVCLSLCPLPV